In Pyrus communis chromosome 8, drPyrComm1.1, whole genome shotgun sequence, one genomic interval encodes:
- the LOC137743488 gene encoding plant intracellular Ras-group-related LRR protein 6, producing MDRVIKASRSSGSLNLSNRSLREVPDEVYKSTSAVGDDEKWWEAVELQKLILAHNNIELLKDELRNLPLLTVLNVSHNKLSELPAAIGELTMLKSLDVSFNSILQLPEEIGSAISLVKFDCSNNQLRELPSSLGRCSDLSEFKVSNNIIISLPEDLANCSKLMKLDMEGNKLTILSEKLVGSWTKLTELNASKNLLGGIPENIGSLSRLIRLDLHQNKISSIPVSIMGCSSLAEIYMGNNALSTLPAEMSALSHLGTLDLQSNQLKEYPAEACKLRLSLLNLSNNSLSGLPPELGKMTTLRKLLLTGNPIRTLRSTLVSGSTPTLLKYLRSRLSENEDAEGTSTRKEDVIAMAARLSIASKELSMEGVGLSAVPSEVWESTELMKVDLSRNSIQELPVELSSCINLQTLILSRNKITDWPGAILQSLPNLLCLKLDNNPLRQIPPDGFQAAPMLQILDLSGNVASLPEHPAFSSLPHLQELYLRRMQLREVPSEVLSLQQLRILDLSQNSLQSVPVEFKNLTSLTELGLSDNNISTLPPELGLLEPSLQALRLNGNPLRSIRRTVLDRGTKAVLQYLKDKIVED from the exons ATGGATCGGGTCATCAAAGCTTCCAGAAGCTCCGGTTCTCTCAACCTCTCAAATCGCTCCCTGAG GGAAGTGCCGGATGAGGTATATAAGAGTACGAGTGCAGTTGGGGACGATGAGAAATGGTGGGAG GCTGTGGAGCTACAGAAGCTCATTCTAGCTCATAACAATATTGAATTACTGAAAGATGAGCTCAGAAATTTGCCTCTGTTAACTGTGTTGAATGTCAGCCACAACAAGCTTTCCGAACTTCCGGCTGCGATTGGAGA GCTTACCATGCTGAAATCGTTAGACGTATCGTTCAACTCAATTCTGCAACTGCCTGAGGAAATTGGATCAGCAATTTCCCTTGTCAA ATTTGATTGTTCGAACAATCAGCTGAGAGAACTCCCAAGCTCACTTGGAAGATGCTCAGATCTATCAGAATTCAAG GTGTCAAATAATATTATAATCAGCTTGCCAGAAGATCTGGCGAACTGTTCAAAATTGATGAAATTAGACATGGAG GGTAACAAGCTAACAATCTTATCCGAGAAATTGGTTGGATCGTGGACCAAGCTTACAGAACTCAATGCAT CTAAAAATCTGCTGGGTGGAATACCAGAGAATATTGGAAGTCTTTCTCGtctcattcgtcttgaccttcATCAGAACA AAATTTCATCAATCCCAGTTTCAATCATGGGCTGCTCTTCTCTTGCGGAGATCTATATGGG GAACAATGCATTGTCTACCTTACCGGCTGAGATGAGCGCACTTTCTCATCTAGGAACTTTAGATCTTCAATCCAACCAG TTAAAGGAGTATCCAGCGGAGGCATGTAAATTGCGTCTTTCTTTGTTGAATCTCTCAAACAATTCATTGTCTGGATTGCCCCCAGAATTGG GAAAGATGACTACGCTGCGGAAACTTTTGCTCACCGGAAATCCAATACGAACTCTTCGTAG CACATTGGTTTCAGGATCAACTCCTACTCTACTGAAGTATCTTCGAAGTAGACTTTCTGAGAATGAAG ATGCTGAAGGTACAAGTACAAGAAAAGAGGACGTGATTGCCATGGCAGCTCGACTATCTATCGCTTCAAAG GAACTTTCGATGGAAGGGGTGGGTTTGAGTGCTGTCCCATCAGAGGTATGGGAGTCGACTGAGCTCATGAAGGTTGATCTTTCTAGGAATTCCATCCAAGAGCTCCCAGTTGAACTTTCATCATGTATCAACCTTCAG ACATTAATTTTATCCAGGAACAAGATTACAGACTGGCCAGGTGCAATTTTACAGTCGCTTCCTAATCTTTTGTGTTTGAAGCTGGACAATAATCCCCTAAGACAG ATTCCACCAGATGGATTTCAAGCAGCCCCTATGCTTCAGATTCTAGATCTAAGTGGTAACGTGGCTTCATTGCCAGAGCATCCTGCATTTTCTAGCTTACCACATTTGCAGGAGCTTTACCTGAG ACGAATGCAGCTAAGAGAAGTTCCATCGGAAGTCTTGAGTTTGCAGCAACTGCGGATCCTTGACTTAAGCCAAAATTCCCTCCAATCAGTTCCAGTG GAGTTCAAAAATCTTACTTCACTCACTGAGCTGGGCCTATCTGACAATAACATATCGACGCTTCCCCCAGAGTTG GGGTTGCTTGAGCCTAGCTTACAAGCCTTGAGACTTAATGGGAATCCATTAAGAAG CATCCGGAGGACGGTTTTAGATAGAGGAACCAAAGCTGTTCTGCAATATCTCAAGGACAAAATTGTTGAAGACTAG
- the LOC137742834 gene encoding uncharacterized protein codes for MATVSRRLKAHNQIEIRNTVDLNELAVKRMKRDDLDLGRLTKAVLGKEVDVIWLEKEVEWFGYQYRWELRAEKVKFSTVDSYMCFLIASELIDAIDFNVAGVKKKKKKKKGFYVDDSEGGDEKAERSLPLELEASSSDQRTAQAPYSQHSRPPPSVTFCRPPHSTPSSATVQSPPATVNFEGLNTEHPVLSIGDKLKLIGEYQETVGTCLIFKQEDASAAVHEETGPSEANPFAGKCIMDPNQSPGKQVKPVSSLQRILKFRLAPDLDSHDPPEQSRDPVLHTVQSVAE; via the exons ATGGCCACCGTCTCACGGAGGCTCAAAGCTCACAACCAGATCGAGATCAGGAACACCGTCGACCTCAACGAGCTAGCGGTCAAGAGGATGAAGAGAGACGACCTTGATCTCGGACGGCTAACGAAGGCTGTGCTTGGGAAGGAAGTGGATGTGATTTGGCTTGAGAAGGAGGTCGAGTGGTTTGGCTATCAATATCGGTGGGAACTCAGAGCTGAGAAGGTCAAGTTCTCCACAGTCGACTCATATATGTGTTTCTTGATCGCTTCGGAGCTGATCGACGCCATTGATTTCAATGTTGCTGGtgttaagaagaagaagaagaagaagaaag GTTTTTATGTGGATGACTCTGAA gGCGGGGACGAAAAGGCAGAACGTTCTCTGCCATTGGAATTGGAAGCAAGTAGCAGTGACCAACGAACGGCTCAGGCTCCCTACTCCCAGCACAGTAGGCCACCGCCGTCAGTCACGTTCTGTCGCCCTCCACACTCGACGCCGTCGTCAGCCACCGTCCAATCACCACCGGCAACCGTCAATTTTGAG GGTCTGAACACGGAGCATCCAGTATTGAGTATAGGTGACAAGCTCAAGTTG ATAGGAGAATATCAAGAAACGGTTGGAACGTGCCTTATATTCAAACAagaag ATGCTAGCGCTGCGGTTCATGAAGAAACGGGGCCATCAGAAGCAAACCCTTTTGCAGGCAAATGCATAATGGATCCAAATCAATCTCCAGGCAAGCAAGTAAAACCAGTTAGTAGCCTTCAACGGATTTTAAAATTTAGATTGGCACCTGATCTCGACTCTCATGATCCACCTGAACAGTCTCG GGATCCGGTGCTACATACGGTGCAATCAGTGGCCGAATGA
- the LOC137742114 gene encoding ultraviolet-B receptor UVR8, whose translation MAMGYRPVSMEDLPSHLVLEILSSGRLNAIDLLRLELTSRTFGGNQCLYPHKFRSLVDFAAYQLCVSHSVYAKMEGDAQSELFNRCGGKWKRVLRFLQSVEQSSDMVETSAGNMQITTGRYHTLLISNSSLYSCGASLCGVLGHGSETKQCVTFTRINFPSPAHVVQVSASHNHAAFVMQSGEVFTCGDNSSFCCGHKDTNRPIFRPRLVEALKGLPCKQVATGLNFTVSLTRQGRVYTCGANTHGQLGHGDTIDSPTPKMIEMPEGIGSIVQIAAGPNYVLAVTDNGLVYSFGSGSNFCLGHGEQHDEFQPRAIQKFKRQGIHVVRVSAGDEHAVALDSNGFVHTWGKGYCGALGHGDEIDKTTPELLTKLKSHLAVQVCARKRKTFFLCDNGTVYGCGWMSFGSLGFPDRGLSDKILSPRILDSLRAHHVSQISTGLYHTVVLTNRGQLFGFGDNERAQLGHDTLRCCLEPTEIFIQETAEDMDRVTECL comes from the exons ATGGCGATGGGGTATAGGCCGGTGTCAATGGAGGACTTGCCGTCACATTTGGTTTTAGAAATCTTGAGCTCGGGAAGGCTTAATGCCATTGATCTTCTACGTTTAGAGTTAACTTCTAGGACATTTGGAGGGAATCAGTGCTTATACCCTCACAAGTTTCGGTCATTGGTGGATTTTGCTGCATATCAGCTATGCGTGTCCCATTCTGTATATGctaaaatggaaggggatgctCAGAGTGAGCTATTTAATCGGTGTGGTGGGAAATGGAAGCGGGTCTTGAGGTTCTTGCAATCGGTGGAGCAATCATCTGACATGGTTGAGACCTCAGCAGGCAAT aTGCAAATTACAACTGGACGGTATCACACATTGCTAATCAGCAATTCATCATTGTACTCATGTGGTGCCAGCTTGTGTGGTGTTCTTGGGCATGGCTCTGAGACTAAGCAATGTGTAACATTTACCCGGATTAATTTTCCATCTCCAGCGCACGTGGTCCAAGTCTCAGCCTCCCACAACCATGCTGCTTTTGTTATGCAATCTGGAGAG GTTTTCACATGTGGGGATAATTCATCATTTTGTTGTGGGCATAAAGATACAAACCGGCCAATTTTTAGGCCTAGGCTTGTTGAGGCATTGAAAGGACTTCCTTGCAAGCAG GTTGCTACAGGGCTTAATTTTACCGTGTCTCTTACAAGACAAGGTCGTGTTTATACATGTGGGGCCAATACACATGGTCAACTTGGTCATGGAGACACCATAGATAGCCCAACTCCCAAAATGATTGAAATGCCCGAGGGCATTGGTTCCATTGTTCAGATTGCTGCTGGTCCGAATTACGTCTTAGCTGTAACTGACAATGGACTAGTGTACTCTTTTGGGTCAGGTTCTAACTTCTGTCTTGGCCACGGAGAGCAGCATGATGAGTTTCAGCCACGTGCAatccaaaaatttaaaagacaGGGTATTCATGTGGTTCGAGTCTCTGCAGGCGATGAGCATGCCGTGGCACTTGATTCCAATGGATTT GTACATACTTGGGGTAAAGGCTACTGCGGTGCATTAGGCCATGGGGATGAGATTGACAAGACCACCCCAGAACTCTTGACCAAGCTCAAAAGCCACCTCGCTGTGCAG GTGTGTGCTAGAAAGCGGAAGACCTTTTTCCTCTGCGACAATGGTACAGTATATGGTTGTGGTTGGATGAGCTTTGGTAGCCTTGGATTTCCCGACAGGGGATTATCTGATAAGATCTTGAGCCCTCGAATCCTCGATAGCTTAAGAGCTCATCATGTTTCTCAGATTAGCACTGGGCTGTACCATACTGTTGTTCTCACTAACCGCGGACAACTCTTTGGATTTGGAGATAACGAAAGGGCACAACTCGGGCACGACACATTGCGATGTTGCCTTGAACCAACTGAAATCTTCATACAAGAAACGGCTGAAGACATGGATCGCGTTACAGAATGCCTCTGA
- the LOC137743354 gene encoding CBS domain-containing protein CBSX5-like — translation MAVSFLRYEVSDLCLAKPALRSLSASATVADALEALKTSDDNFISVWDCNHSKPKSLDGVGGGGGGQLCRCVGKVCMVDVICYLSKDDSLTSPSAALKAPVSEILTKVPGHVMHVEPSCSLRAAIDLILEGVQNLVVPIRTRSNSRRKQHPKPISATSATSATTIHNGQEFCWLTHEDVIRFLLSSIGLFSPLPAMSIDSLGIISTDILAINYHSSASSALQLISRSLSQQTSVAVVDTDGVLIGEISPFTLACCDESVAAAITTLSAGDLMSYIDCGGPPEHLVKTVMQRLKERKLQGVLENYSLSSSSSYAHALMMTSSSSSDEESSVSPNTALRPTRSGRYTRSSSYSARMVRRAEAIVCHPKSSLVAVMIQAIAHRVNYVWVIEDDCSLVGIVTFSGMLEVFREHLETMG, via the exons ATGGCAGTGAGCTTCTTGAGGTACGAGGTATCCGACCTCTGTCTAGCCAAGCCGGCCCTGAGGTCCCTCTCTGCCTCCGCCACCGTCGCCGATGCCTTGGAGGCCCTGAAGACCTCCGACGACAACTTCATCAGCGTCTGGGACTGCAACCACTCCAAACCCAAGTCCCTAGACGgcgttggtggtggtggtggcggccaGCTCTGCCGCTGCGTTGGCAAGGTCTGCATGGTTGATGTCATCTGCTATCTCAGCAAAGATGACAGCTTGACGTCTCCATCCGCCGCTCTCAAGGCACCTGTCTCTGAGATTTTAACCAAAGTTCCTGGCCATGTTATGCACGTGGAACCTTCCTGCAG CCTGCGAGCAGCCATTGATTTGATCCTCGAGGGAGTCCAGAACTTGGTGGTCCCAATCAGAACCAGAAGCAATTCGAGAAGAAAACAGCACCCAAAACCCATCTCCGCCACCTCCGCCACCTCCGCCACCACTATCCACAACGGCCAAGAGTTCTGCTGGCTAACACATGAAGATGTGATCAGATTCCTCCTCAGCTCAATTGGGCTCTTCTCCCCTCTGCCAGCCATGTCCATAGACTCCCTTGGCATCATCAGCACCGACATCCTTGCCATCAACTACCACTCCTCCGCCAGCTCCGCACTCCAGCTCATATCTCGCTCTCTCTCCCAGCAGACCTCGGTGGCGGTTGTCGACACAGATGGGGTCCTTATTGGAGAGATCTCACCCTTCACCCTTGCCTGCTGTGATGAGTCAGTGGCTGCCGCCATCACCACCCTCTCAGCAGGGGACCTCATGTCCTATATTGACTGTGGTGGGCCCCCTGAGCACCTGGTAAAAACTGTGATGCAGAGGTTGAAGGAGAGGAAGCTGCAGGGGGTGCTGGAGAATTACTCTCTGAGCTCATCAAGTAGCTATGCACATGCATTGATGATgacatcatcttcttcctccgaCGAGGAGTCATCGGTGTCTCCGAACACGGCTCTGCGGCCGACTAGGTCCGGGAGGTACACCCGGTCGAGCAGCTACTCGGCGAGAATGGTGAGGAGGGCGGAGGCCATTGTCTGCCACCCGAAAAGCTCACTGGTTGCTGTGATGATTCAGGCAATTGCTCACAGAGTAAACTATGTGTGGGTTATTGAGGATGATTGTAGCTTGGTGGGAATTGTCACTTTTTCTGGGATGCTGGAAGTTTTCAGAGAACATTTGGAAACCATGGGTTAG